The sequence CGCCTTCGTGGTCCTGCGGGGCCGCACGGCCTTGTCCGCCATGGGTGCCGTCAACGTGGAGGGGACCCTGTCCCTGTTCGAGCGGGCCAGGAGCCTGGGCGTGAGGCGGCGGATTTTCCTCTCCAGCGCGGCGGTCTACGGCGCCGGCGAGGCCCTCGACGAAGCGGCGCCCTTCGCGCCGCTGCCCGGGTTTGCATACGCCTGCCATAAGGCGGAGGTAGAGCGGGCGCTCGAGGCTTGCGACCCGGAGGCGGTGCGGCTGCGCCCCCACGCCATCGTGGGGCCCCGCTGCCAGCCCCTCCTCAAGGCCCTCCTCGCCCAGCCGTTTTACGTGCGCCTTCCCGAGCCCCAGCCCCGGCTCCAGTGCGTGCACGAAGAAGACGTGGCCCAGGCCGTGGTCGCGGGCCTGACGGGCGACGCCCGCGGGCCGTTCAACCTGGCCGGGGAAGGGAGTTTCTCCTTTCGCGACGCCGTTTGCGAGCGCCACCGCCGGGCGATCCCGTTGAGCCTCGCCGCCGCCCGGCGCCTCGTGGGTTGGGGCTGGCGTCTGACCGGGCTTTTCGGCGAGCCCGGCTGGGTGGAGGGACTTGCCCGGCCCTTGACCCTGGACTGCGCCCGGGCGCGCACTGAGCTGGCCTGGCGGCCTCGGTATGACTGCCGGGCGGCCCTGGAGGCGACCGTTCCCGTCAGCCCATGGACACGTTGAAGCCGTAGCCCTGGAGCAGTCGCACGGTGGGGCTGAGCAGGCGCCGGACGAATTCCCATCGATGGGGGTTCGAGCGGGCGAGGGCCAGCCAGCGGCGGCCTGGCGTCAAGCCCGCCGCCTCGTAGAGGGCGGGTTGGGGAAAGAACATGGCCTCTGCCATGATCCTGAGCAGGCGGCCCAGGACCCAGCCCATCCACCGGCGGCTCGCCGGCCCGAGTCCAGTTAGCCCCGCCTCGAGGGTCCGACGGGCGAAGGCCAGGTGGCGGGCCTCGTCCATCATGTGCATGAGGCAGATATCCCGCACCGCGGGGTTCACCGCCCCCTCGGGCTGCTGTCGCAAATAACGGTTCAGCTTGTCCGGCACGTCCTCGCCGATCAGCACGGCAAGCCAGAATAGGGGGCCGTCCACCGGGAGCCACTGGCCGAGCCACCCGGCGCTCGGTGGGAGGGGCTGGTACCCTTCCGGCAGGACGAGCCCGCTTTTGTCCATGAGGGTGAGGAACATGAGGCTGTGGCCCGCCTCCTCCTGTAGTTCCCGCAGCAGGTACACGTGGTTCGCCAAAGGTAGGGGCCGCCGCAGCCGCCGGGCGAGCCGGGCCATGAACAAGCCTTCGAACCAGAGCCCGGCGCGGATGATGCCCAGGAATTCATACTGGGAAAGCCGCCGCTGGGCGGTCTCGTCCAGGGCATCGAAGGGGGCCAGGCCGTGGAGGGACAGGGCTTCCCGGGGGAGCCAGAAGTCTTCCAGGGAGAGGGCGTCCCATCGCACCCGGGCCACCGGGTCCCGATAGGGCTCGGCGGCGGCGCTCAGATGACGCACCAGGGAAAGGTCGGGCAACCAGCTCACGGTTGGGGGCGGATGGGAATGGCGGTTTCGGAGCAGGCGCCGATCATAGCACCGACGGGCCGCTTCTGGAGAAGGCTTCCCACAGACGGGCGAGTTGGCGGCCGGCGGGGGTGCCGGCCTTGCCTGCCGCCGTCACCGCCTGGACAAAACCCTCCAAAAACTCGGGCAGCGCCTTCACGATCAGCCGCTTGCGCAGCCGCCCGGCACTGGCGAGGGTCCACTCGGCGCGCCAACCGGAAGGCGACCGGGCGGAGCAGACCCGTACGCCCCAGGAAGGCGCTCCCGCCGTCCAGGCATG is a genomic window of Burkholderiales bacterium containing:
- a CDS encoding NAD-dependent epimerase — its product is MKVVVTGAAGRLARAVLPALCRHPRVEEVRGIDLRPAPFAHPKFQGRRVDLGAPGLDRWLAGADALVHLAFVVLRGRTALSAMGAVNVEGTLSLFERARSLGVRRRIFLSSAAVYGAGEALDEAAPFAPLPGFAYACHKAEVERALEACDPEAVRLRPHAIVGPRCQPLLKALLAQPFYVRLPEPQPRLQCVHEEDVAQAVVAGLTGDARGPFNLAGEGSFSFRDAVCERHRRAIPLSLAAARRLVGWGWRLTGLFGEPGWVEGLARPLTLDCARARTELAWRPRYDCRAALEATVPVSPWTR
- a CDS encoding hypothetical protein (possible pseudo, internal stop codon); the protein is MSWLPDLSLVRHLSAAAEPYRDPVARVRWDALSLEDFWLPREALSLHGLAPFDALDETAQRRLSQYEFLGIIRAGLWFEGLFMARLARRLRRPLPLANHVYLLRELQEEAGHSLMFLTLMDKSGLVLPEGYQPLPPSAGWLGQWLPVDGPLFWLAVLIGEDVPDKLNRYLRQQPEGAVNPAVRDICLMHMMDEARHLAFARRTLEAGLTGLGPASRRWMGWVLGRLLRIMAEAMFFPQPALYEAAGLTPGRRWLALARSNPHRWEFVRRLLSPTVRLLQGYGFNVSMG